The Leucobacter viscericola genome includes a window with the following:
- a CDS encoding response regulator transcription factor, whose translation MATQTPKNGGGDKIRALVVDDEESITQLIAMALRYEGWHVDTASTGQEALEKIRTTSPDVAVFDIMLPDFDGMQLLSQLRSSGEMLPVLFLTALDSVEDRVNGLTVGGDDYVTKPFSLEELIARLRGLVRRSQMTAALQPDPVLRVGDLTLNEDSYEVERAGEPLTVTNTEFELLRYLMRNPNRVLSKAQILDRVWAYDFSGKSTVVELYVSYLRKKIDTGRPTMLHTVRGAGYMLKPAN comes from the coding sequence ATGGCAACACAAACACCGAAAAACGGTGGCGGGGACAAAATTCGTGCGCTTGTCGTAGACGACGAAGAGTCGATTACGCAGCTTATCGCGATGGCGCTGCGCTACGAGGGCTGGCACGTAGATACAGCTTCGACGGGTCAAGAAGCGCTCGAGAAGATTCGCACGACGTCGCCTGACGTTGCGGTGTTTGACATCATGCTCCCCGATTTCGACGGTATGCAGCTTCTCTCTCAGCTGCGCAGCTCGGGTGAGATGCTCCCCGTTCTGTTCCTTACCGCACTCGACTCGGTTGAGGATCGTGTCAACGGTTTGACTGTTGGTGGCGACGATTACGTCACCAAACCGTTTAGTTTGGAAGAACTTATTGCCCGTCTGCGCGGTCTCGTACGCCGCTCGCAGATGACAGCCGCGCTGCAGCCCGACCCCGTGCTGCGTGTGGGTGACCTCACTCTGAACGAGGACAGCTACGAGGTTGAGCGTGCCGGTGAACCCCTCACCGTTACCAACACCGAGTTTGAGCTGCTTCGTTACCTCATGCGTAACCCGAACCGTGTTCTTTCGAAGGCGCAGATCCTTGACCGTGTTTGGGCCTATGACTTCTCAGGTAAGTCAACGGTGGTCGAGCTCTACGTGTCCTACCTTCGCAAGAAGATCGACACGGGGCGTCCTACGATGCTGCACACAGTGCGCGGCGCCGGCTACATGCTGAAGCCTGCAAATTAA
- the rplL gene encoding 50S ribosomal protein L7/L12, with product MAKLSTEELLEQFKGLTLIELSEFVKAFEETFDVSAAAPVAVAAAGPAAAAEAVEEKDEFDVVLESAGDKKIQVIKVVRELTGLGLGEAKALVEEAPKNVLEGAKKEAAEEAKAKLEEAGAGVKLA from the coding sequence ATGGCTAAGCTTTCAACAGAAGAGCTGCTTGAGCAGTTCAAGGGCCTCACCCTCATCGAGCTCTCCGAGTTCGTGAAGGCATTCGAGGAGACCTTCGACGTTTCCGCTGCTGCTCCGGTTGCAGTTGCTGCTGCTGGTCCCGCTGCTGCTGCAGAGGCAGTCGAAGAGAAGGACGAGTTTGACGTCGTTCTCGAGTCGGCTGGCGACAAGAAGATCCAGGTCATCAAGGTTGTGCGCGAGCTGACCGGCCTGGGCCTGGGCGAGGCAAAGGCTCTCGTTGAGGAAGCTCCCAAGAACGTGCTCGAGGGCGCGAAGAAGGAAGCTGCTGAAGAAGCAAAGGCTAAGCTCGAAGAGGCAGGCGCTGGCGTTAAGCTCGCGTAA
- a CDS encoding ATP-binding cassette domain-containing protein — translation MRAWRRALNSPTLLAGSLLFAVIVLLAVLAPVLAPYSPSAQNLSGGLLPPSPEHWFGTDQLGRDVLSRMLFAAQTDLRIALVAAAAPFVIGVAVGLISGYFGGATDWVASRVTDTVIAFPFYVIVIAIVFAVGAGEAGIVVAFALVGWTGYARVLRAMTAALRDSGWVQAARGGGLSHTRVLLRHILPNVLPQALVLLASEIVLIMVAVVTLGYLGLGIQPPTPDWGTMIADSQQFITTNWWLSTFPGLAVVLTGVALSLLGDGLGDVLRVSGTSGKRKLRARRASLRRHSTGEAPGTVRLNDLRIEAVGSAAPEELVHGIDLDVRPGEAVGIVGESGSGKSLTLRAILGLMPRGTRVAGGDVAHSSVAVGGPVGMVFQDPLTALDPLSKIGSQLGEAAKTTGNLRRARVFELLEMVRLPDPERVARSYPHQLSGGQRQRVVIAMALAGNPAVLLCDEPTTALDVTVQSQVLSLLDDLRRQRGLTLLFVSHDLAVVAALCERIVVMRQGSVVETGSTRQIVAAPKQAYTQALLNAVPELPQLLPIPPAPARAGVVNRSISPSTPTLEVRAAEIRYGGSLAVKGVSFDVARGGALGIVGESGSGKTSIARAIAGQLPLSGGDVLLDGKSLHGRRDPRIQLVQQDPGSSLNPRMSVAQTLGEFLRHHNNPTTVEDLLALVHLEPSVARAYPHELSGGQRQRVALARALAARPSVLIADEMTSALDVSVQAAIIALLVELRRELNLTLVCISHDLAVVRELCDEVVVMRNGEIVETGGEDFFSAPRTEYSRALLEAVPRLPAS, via the coding sequence GTGAGGGCCTGGCGGCGAGCGCTGAACTCGCCCACACTGCTCGCGGGGTCGCTGCTCTTCGCCGTGATTGTGCTGCTTGCCGTGCTCGCCCCGGTGCTCGCTCCGTATTCTCCGAGCGCACAGAACCTTTCCGGCGGGCTACTTCCGCCGTCTCCCGAGCACTGGTTTGGCACGGATCAACTCGGCCGAGACGTGCTCTCCCGGATGCTCTTTGCTGCGCAGACAGACCTCCGCATCGCGCTGGTTGCGGCGGCGGCGCCGTTTGTGATCGGCGTGGCCGTCGGTCTGATCTCCGGCTATTTTGGGGGTGCAACCGACTGGGTTGCCTCTCGGGTGACCGATACGGTCATCGCGTTCCCCTTCTACGTCATCGTGATTGCAATTGTGTTTGCGGTCGGCGCGGGTGAGGCTGGCATCGTTGTGGCGTTTGCCCTGGTCGGGTGGACCGGCTACGCGCGGGTCCTGCGCGCGATGACGGCTGCCCTGCGAGACTCTGGCTGGGTGCAGGCCGCTCGTGGGGGAGGGCTCTCGCACACGCGGGTGCTCCTGCGGCACATTCTGCCAAACGTGCTTCCCCAGGCCCTTGTGCTGCTCGCGAGCGAAATTGTGCTCATCATGGTCGCGGTTGTGACGCTTGGGTACCTGGGGCTCGGAATCCAGCCGCCAACCCCCGACTGGGGCACCATGATCGCTGATTCGCAGCAGTTCATCACGACCAACTGGTGGCTGAGCACGTTTCCGGGCCTAGCCGTTGTGCTGACCGGTGTCGCGCTCTCACTGCTGGGTGACGGTCTTGGTGATGTGCTTCGGGTCTCTGGCACCTCGGGCAAGCGAAAACTGCGCGCTCGAAGGGCCAGTTTGCGCCGTCACTCCACTGGTGAGGCGCCTGGAACGGTGCGGCTGAACGATCTCCGCATTGAGGCCGTCGGTTCCGCTGCGCCGGAGGAGCTTGTTCACGGGATAGACCTCGATGTTCGACCGGGTGAGGCTGTCGGAATCGTGGGTGAGTCCGGCTCCGGCAAGAGTCTCACGCTGCGGGCGATTCTCGGGCTGATGCCGAGGGGAACCAGGGTGGCGGGCGGTGATGTCGCTCACTCCAGCGTTGCGGTTGGCGGGCCCGTCGGCATGGTGTTCCAAGATCCACTCACCGCTCTCGATCCGCTCTCCAAAATCGGCTCCCAGCTCGGTGAAGCCGCGAAGACGACCGGGAACCTGCGGCGAGCGCGGGTGTTTGAGCTGCTCGAGATGGTCAGGCTGCCGGATCCCGAACGTGTCGCTCGGTCTTATCCTCACCAACTGTCAGGTGGGCAAAGGCAGCGCGTTGTGATCGCGATGGCACTCGCGGGAAATCCCGCCGTTTTGCTCTGCGATGAGCCAACCACGGCGCTTGATGTGACCGTGCAAAGCCAGGTGTTGTCGCTGCTTGACGATCTACGGCGTCAGCGCGGCCTCACGCTGCTGTTTGTGAGCCATGACCTCGCAGTGGTTGCCGCACTCTGCGAGCGCATTGTGGTGATGCGTCAGGGAAGTGTTGTGGAGACCGGATCAACACGGCAGATCGTTGCGGCCCCGAAACAGGCCTACACACAAGCGCTTCTGAACGCGGTGCCCGAGCTTCCGCAGTTGTTACCCATCCCACCCGCACCGGCCCGCGCGGGTGTCGTGAACCGCAGCATTTCCCCTTCAACTCCCACCCTGGAGGTCAGAGCCGCCGAGATCCGTTACGGCGGCAGTCTTGCCGTGAAGGGGGTCTCATTTGACGTCGCCCGCGGCGGAGCCCTGGGCATCGTGGGTGAGTCCGGATCCGGCAAAACCAGCATTGCGCGTGCGATCGCGGGCCAGTTGCCGCTCTCCGGCGGAGATGTGCTGCTTGACGGTAAGTCGCTGCATGGTAGGCGAGACCCTCGAATCCAGCTGGTGCAGCAGGATCCCGGATCCTCGCTCAACCCGCGGATGAGCGTTGCGCAAACTCTCGGCGAGTTTCTGCGGCACCACAACAACCCCACAACGGTTGAAGACCTCTTGGCACTTGTGCATCTTGAGCCGAGTGTGGCGCGGGCGTATCCGCACGAGCTATCGGGCGGTCAACGCCAGCGCGTGGCCCTTGCCCGAGCACTCGCTGCCAGACCAAGTGTTCTCATCGCAGATGAGATGACGAGTGCACTAGATGTCTCCGTGCAGGCTGCGATCATTGCCTTATTAGTCGAGCTTCGTCGCGAACTGAATCTCACCCTGGTGTGCATCTCACACGATCTCGCAGTTGTCCGAGAGCTGTGCGACGAGGTTGTCGTGATGCGCAACGGTGAAATTGTGGAGACCGGTGGTGAAGATTTCTTCTCTGCTCCGCGCACCGAGTACAGCCGAGCGCTTCTCGAGGCAGTGCCGAGGCTGCCAGCATCGTAA
- a CDS encoding HAD-IC family P-type ATPase, producing the protein MQSGTEETRDQSEARVSSALSGLPEAEAERRHLAGLGNVLPNGSSRSLWEILLANVFTLFNAIVFTGFGILLALGRWQDALFGLPALFNTIIGVVQEFGAKRTLDRLAVLNAPTARVMREGRVSEIALDRVVMGDLLVLRTGDQITADSRVVQTDEFGPGGLEVDESLLTGESVAVRKRVDAEVLSGSSVVAGSGLAEVIRVGADSYAAKLTSEARKFSLVRSELRSSIDRLLRWITWALGPMILIVVNGQMQAQGGWEVAIENGQWREAVVGAVAAVIAMVPLGLVLVTSIAFAVSGVALANRQVLIQELPAVEGLARVDVLCLDKTGTLTTGEMVFDRSHMLQEVPGWQRVLGYMGESPDANGTARCLAEPFGDEHSDFAPVGAVPFDSVRKWSALLAGDSGGTASGTWVLGAPDFVLRAESGTDSVDEPLAMAGELAEAGLRTLVLAHSAHRISLGSDDDPVLPEGLIPVAMLTFREQVRPDAAQTLSYFAEQGVEVRVISGDDPRTVSAVAREVGLDSSAGFDARRLPEDQGELADVLEREHVFGRVTPAQKLAMVHALQSRGHVVAMTGDGVNDALAIKKSDLGIAMDTAAQATKAVARIVLLDGRFDRMPGVVAEGRRVIANIERVSMLFLTKTTYAFAVAVVFGVLAWSFPFLPRQLSITDGLTIGVPAFFLALMPNATRYRSGFLKRSLAFSIPAGLIVTAGLIALKVLGDQIGPFSVEEMQSASTLTLAGIALWVLAVMARPVSPFRILIVLAMYAGLGLIWLIPLSQDFFQVTWLSDSLGVLVLGIVAVGVVLVEVLRAWHLRFTRK; encoded by the coding sequence ATGCAATCGGGGACTGAAGAGACACGCGACCAAAGTGAGGCGCGTGTCTCTTCAGCGCTTTCCGGGCTCCCTGAGGCCGAAGCAGAGCGCCGGCATCTCGCCGGGTTGGGAAATGTTCTGCCGAACGGGTCGAGCCGATCCCTCTGGGAGATTCTCCTTGCGAACGTGTTTACGCTGTTCAACGCAATCGTCTTCACGGGGTTCGGGATCCTGCTCGCTCTCGGACGATGGCAGGACGCGCTCTTTGGGCTTCCGGCGCTTTTCAACACCATCATCGGGGTAGTGCAGGAGTTCGGCGCAAAGCGCACACTCGACCGACTCGCAGTTCTCAACGCCCCCACCGCGAGGGTGATGCGTGAGGGGCGCGTGTCTGAGATCGCACTTGACCGTGTTGTCATGGGTGACCTGCTTGTCTTGCGCACCGGCGATCAGATTACTGCTGACTCGCGGGTGGTGCAGACGGACGAGTTTGGTCCGGGCGGGCTAGAGGTCGACGAGTCGTTGCTCACGGGTGAATCGGTGGCCGTTCGTAAGCGGGTCGACGCCGAAGTGCTCTCCGGTTCGAGTGTGGTGGCAGGATCCGGCCTCGCTGAAGTCATCCGAGTTGGAGCCGACTCATACGCGGCCAAGCTGACCTCGGAAGCCCGCAAGTTTTCTCTTGTGCGTTCAGAGCTTCGCAGCAGCATTGACCGTCTGCTGCGCTGGATCACGTGGGCCCTCGGGCCCATGATCCTGATCGTCGTCAATGGACAGATGCAGGCCCAGGGCGGCTGGGAAGTCGCCATCGAGAATGGTCAGTGGCGTGAAGCAGTTGTGGGGGCCGTGGCCGCGGTGATCGCGATGGTCCCACTCGGTCTTGTGCTTGTGACCAGCATCGCTTTTGCAGTGAGTGGTGTGGCCCTCGCGAATCGTCAGGTGCTGATTCAAGAGCTGCCGGCAGTTGAGGGGCTCGCCCGTGTCGACGTGCTTTGCCTTGATAAGACAGGAACGCTCACAACCGGCGAGATGGTGTTTGATCGCTCCCATATGCTTCAAGAGGTGCCGGGCTGGCAGCGAGTGCTGGGGTATATGGGAGAGTCCCCGGATGCGAACGGCACGGCACGCTGTCTCGCCGAGCCCTTCGGGGATGAGCACAGCGACTTCGCTCCGGTCGGTGCGGTGCCATTTGATTCCGTGCGAAAGTGGAGTGCACTTCTTGCGGGTGACTCGGGTGGAACCGCCTCAGGCACCTGGGTACTCGGGGCTCCCGACTTCGTTCTTCGGGCTGAAAGCGGAACAGACTCCGTTGACGAACCATTGGCCATGGCGGGTGAGCTCGCTGAAGCCGGGTTGCGAACTCTGGTGCTCGCGCACAGTGCACACAGGATCTCCCTCGGTTCAGACGATGATCCCGTGCTGCCGGAGGGGCTGATCCCGGTTGCGATGCTCACCTTCCGCGAGCAGGTGCGCCCTGATGCCGCACAAACTCTGAGCTACTTCGCCGAGCAGGGTGTTGAGGTTCGTGTTATTTCCGGCGATGATCCCCGAACCGTTTCTGCTGTCGCGCGCGAGGTTGGGCTCGATAGTTCGGCCGGGTTTGATGCGCGACGGCTTCCCGAAGACCAGGGTGAGCTTGCCGATGTACTCGAACGAGAGCACGTTTTTGGTCGTGTGACCCCGGCTCAAAAGCTTGCGATGGTGCACGCGCTGCAGAGTCGAGGCCACGTTGTTGCGATGACGGGTGACGGCGTCAATGACGCACTCGCAATCAAGAAATCGGATCTCGGCATCGCGATGGACACGGCGGCTCAGGCAACCAAAGCCGTCGCGCGTATCGTGTTGCTTGACGGCCGGTTTGATCGCATGCCTGGGGTGGTGGCCGAGGGGCGGCGGGTCATTGCCAATATTGAGCGCGTCTCGATGCTTTTTCTCACTAAGACGACCTACGCCTTTGCCGTTGCTGTTGTCTTTGGTGTGCTCGCCTGGAGCTTTCCGTTTTTGCCCCGCCAGCTTTCGATCACCGACGGTCTGACGATCGGAGTCCCTGCCTTCTTCCTCGCGCTTATGCCCAATGCAACGCGATACCGTTCCGGGTTCTTGAAACGGTCGCTCGCTTTTTCGATCCCAGCGGGACTCATCGTGACAGCGGGGTTGATCGCACTCAAGGTGTTGGGGGATCAGATCGGTCCCTTCAGCGTTGAAGAAATGCAGTCCGCTTCGACACTCACGCTCGCGGGGATTGCGCTCTGGGTGCTTGCCGTAATGGCTCGACCGGTCAGCCCATTCCGAATTCTCATTGTGCTCGCCATGTACGCGGGTCTGGGCCTGATCTGGTTGATCCCGCTCAGCCAGGACTTCTTCCAGGTCACGTGGTTGTCAGACTCGCTTGGCGTGTTGGTGCTCGGAATCGTCGCGGTGGGAGTGGTGCTGGTTGAGGTTCTGCGTGCGTGGCACCTGCGGTTCACGCGCAAGTAG
- a CDS encoding PH domain-containing protein — translation MTSRDSRVPSADFDAALGPVPASFSRPEVVVVRFRRHGSRLVLPVLVLLVVAAVAGYWVGALPSAWMNIAAGAGAALLGLLFGIVPILTWLTRRTTVTTRRVIVRSGFFVRHRSEVMLARVREVKSSRSLAQRMRGSGDVVLLHGIERTVLSDVPGAEGVIDALQELSERNYEHSTNVVNPTLS, via the coding sequence ATGACTTCTCGAGATAGTCGTGTGCCGAGCGCAGATTTTGACGCTGCGCTCGGCCCCGTACCCGCAAGCTTTTCGCGACCCGAAGTTGTGGTGGTGCGGTTTCGTCGACACGGTAGCCGACTGGTGCTGCCGGTTCTTGTGCTGCTTGTTGTTGCGGCAGTCGCGGGGTACTGGGTTGGCGCGTTGCCGAGCGCCTGGATGAACATCGCGGCGGGTGCGGGCGCGGCACTACTTGGATTGCTGTTCGGGATCGTCCCAATTCTGACCTGGCTGACGCGACGAACGACCGTCACAACAAGGCGGGTTATTGTGCGGAGTGGTTTCTTTGTTCGACACCGCTCAGAGGTCATGCTTGCCAGGGTGCGCGAGGTGAAGTCGAGCCGAAGCCTTGCTCAGCGCATGCGCGGGTCTGGTGATGTGGTGCTGTTGCACGGGATCGAGCGCACGGTGCTCAGTGACGTCCCCGGAGCAGAAGGCGTTATCGACGCGCTCCAAGAACTCAGCGAGCGCAACTATGAGCACTCCACAAACGTGGTGAACCCGACTCTGAGCTGA
- the rplJ gene encoding 50S ribosomal protein L10, with protein MATKDATVADLQKKFEESSAVLLTEYRGLTVAQLRDLRNSIREHATYAVAKNTLTKIAANKAGITVFDDELAGPSALAFVHGDTVAVAKALRDFAKANPLLVVKAGYFDGKPLTAAEVGKLADLESREVLLAKAAGAMKASLIGAAQLFNALPAKAARGFGALQEKQDA; from the coding sequence ATGGCTACGAAGGATGCTACGGTTGCCGATCTTCAGAAGAAGTTTGAAGAGTCGTCCGCCGTTCTGCTGACTGAGTACCGCGGTCTCACGGTTGCACAGTTGCGGGATCTCCGTAACTCCATCCGCGAGCACGCGACGTACGCTGTGGCGAAGAACACGCTGACCAAGATTGCGGCAAACAAAGCCGGAATCACTGTTTTCGATGACGAGCTTGCCGGCCCTTCGGCTCTCGCTTTCGTTCACGGTGACACCGTTGCTGTCGCAAAGGCACTGCGTGACTTCGCCAAGGCAAACCCTCTTTTGGTGGTGAAGGCGGGCTACTTCGATGGCAAGCCTCTGACCGCCGCTGAGGTAGGCAAGCTTGCCGATCTCGAGAGCCGCGAGGTGCTGTTGGCTAAGGCCGCTGGCGCCATGAAGGCTTCGCTGATCGGTGCTGCACAGCTGTTCAACGCTCTGCCCGCAAAGGCCGCTCGCGGCTTCGGCGCGCTGCAGGAGAAGCAGGACGCATAG
- a CDS encoding flotillin family protein: MIFSSPAIIGVFGAVVALVLIALVIIKRYRIAKPDEAIIVTGGRGKEIVDPVGNKSRDLSGQKVVTGGGVFVLPFVQKSFTISLRSRRLSIVTGAQTTDGITIQAQAVAVVKVGGSQEMIRAAAQRFLSNSDEIDESTQEVLSGSLRSIIGGLTVLQIIRDRAVVAQSVLEAAEEALTKQGLVVDTLQIQEIRDGADYISNIGRPEAAKVRQEADIAETNAYQASQEAKIAAERVLLDRNRELKLRQAEIQVETDKATAQASAAEPLEQAIQQQAIVQQQQITAQKEVALRTEQLNADVRAVAEAEAYRVEALAKAEATASVSAAEGRAKAIEREGLANRAARIAASEAVEAEGKAEAAALEAKGTAEAIAIDARARALETQSQAVLAQELIQLLPQIAGEYAQAISAIDSMTVVSADGSSKVAADAMGNIKGMLEMTKETVGIDLVGMLNGVVVGGATGAAAGRASNAPRTGYTRPAAATTQASHGRENSLHTSESAQALGHTAESLAHSAEGLANSAEGLANSAEEIAGSATDIASKSQSATQRATATGNTTTASEAAPVTPTTDPADSQGA, from the coding sequence GTGATATTTTCTAGCCCCGCCATAATTGGTGTCTTTGGCGCAGTCGTTGCGCTGGTGCTTATTGCGCTTGTCATTATCAAGCGCTACCGCATTGCGAAGCCCGATGAGGCCATCATCGTGACCGGTGGCAGGGGGAAAGAGATTGTTGATCCCGTCGGTAACAAATCGCGGGATCTCTCGGGCCAAAAGGTTGTAACGGGCGGTGGCGTCTTTGTGCTCCCGTTCGTGCAGAAATCGTTTACTATTTCGCTGCGGTCACGCAGGCTTTCCATCGTGACTGGTGCACAGACCACCGACGGCATCACGATCCAAGCGCAGGCGGTCGCGGTTGTAAAGGTGGGCGGTTCGCAAGAAATGATTCGCGCCGCCGCACAGCGATTCCTCTCAAACTCCGACGAGATCGACGAGTCCACCCAAGAGGTGCTCTCGGGTTCGCTGCGTTCGATCATCGGTGGACTCACCGTGCTGCAGATTATTCGGGACCGTGCGGTTGTCGCGCAGAGCGTGCTTGAGGCTGCTGAGGAGGCGCTGACAAAGCAGGGCCTGGTCGTCGATACGCTGCAGATCCAGGAGATTCGCGACGGCGCCGACTACATCTCAAACATCGGCCGCCCAGAGGCCGCCAAGGTGCGCCAGGAAGCCGACATCGCAGAGACCAACGCGTACCAGGCTTCGCAGGAAGCGAAGATTGCCGCAGAGCGAGTGCTGCTCGACCGAAACCGTGAGCTGAAGCTGCGTCAGGCCGAGATTCAGGTCGAAACCGACAAGGCAACCGCGCAGGCATCCGCTGCGGAGCCACTTGAGCAGGCGATCCAGCAGCAGGCCATCGTGCAGCAGCAGCAGATCACTGCGCAGAAAGAGGTTGCGCTCCGCACCGAGCAGCTCAACGCCGACGTGCGCGCCGTGGCTGAGGCCGAGGCTTACCGGGTTGAGGCGCTTGCAAAGGCTGAGGCCACGGCCTCCGTTTCTGCGGCCGAGGGTCGCGCGAAGGCCATTGAGCGCGAGGGTCTCGCGAACCGCGCGGCTCGTATCGCCGCCTCCGAGGCTGTTGAGGCCGAGGGTAAGGCAGAGGCAGCCGCTCTCGAAGCCAAGGGAACGGCTGAGGCTATCGCCATTGACGCCCGCGCTCGTGCGCTTGAAACGCAGTCGCAAGCGGTGCTCGCGCAAGAGCTCATCCAGCTGCTGCCACAAATTGCTGGCGAGTACGCGCAGGCCATTAGCGCGATTGACAGCATGACCGTCGTTTCGGCCGATGGTTCTTCAAAGGTTGCCGCCGACGCGATGGGCAACATCAAGGGCATGCTCGAGATGACGAAGGAGACCGTCGGTATCGACCTGGTCGGAATGCTGAACGGTGTGGTTGTTGGGGGTGCGACTGGCGCCGCCGCCGGACGTGCTTCAAACGCTCCGCGAACCGGTTACACCAGGCCCGCAGCTGCCACTACACAGGCCTCTCACGGCCGTGAGAACTCACTGCACACCTCGGAGAGCGCGCAGGCACTCGGCCACACCGCTGAGTCGCTCGCTCACTCGGCAGAGGGCCTTGCGAACTCCGCAGAGGGGCTCGCAAACTCCGCCGAGGAGATCGCAGGATCGGCAACAGACATTGCGTCAAAGTCACAATCGGCAACTCAGCGTGCCACGGCCACTGGCAACACCACAACAGCGTCTGAGGCAGCTCCCGTAACCCCGACCACGGACCCTGCAGACAGCCAAGGGGCCTAG
- a CDS encoding YqaJ viral recombinase family protein — translation MHDLSPAYLKRVVTDGTDRMAWMRARARGITATDVAKLSTPHSINAAAHEKLHGSRFVGNAYTEHGKAREPEIAAWVLQEYGILPSQALFHAEADLRHLATPDGLAFREQGTIELAEIKTTNKTWRTIPRNYLRQVWWQQYVLGAERTLMVWERHENFVPVGDPECRWIDRDETEIECLVKLASQLIDELIARTS, via the coding sequence ATGCACGACCTTTCACCCGCGTATCTCAAGAGAGTCGTCACTGACGGCACTGATCGAATGGCGTGGATGCGTGCGCGAGCTCGGGGCATCACCGCAACGGACGTTGCGAAGCTATCAACACCACACTCAATCAATGCGGCGGCGCACGAGAAGCTGCACGGCAGCCGTTTCGTGGGTAATGCCTATACGGAACACGGCAAAGCCCGTGAGCCCGAGATAGCGGCGTGGGTGCTTCAGGAGTACGGGATCCTCCCGAGCCAGGCATTATTTCACGCGGAAGCGGATCTCCGTCACCTTGCGACTCCCGACGGACTCGCGTTTCGCGAGCAAGGAACGATAGAGCTCGCCGAGATCAAAACAACCAATAAGACGTGGCGCACGATCCCGAGAAACTATCTCCGGCAGGTGTGGTGGCAGCAGTACGTGCTCGGCGCAGAGCGCACCCTCATGGTGTGGGAACGGCACGAGAACTTTGTGCCAGTTGGGGATCCCGAGTGTCGCTGGATCGATCGCGACGAGACTGAAATTGAGTGCCTGGTTAAGCTTGCAAGTCAGCTGATCGACGAGCTCATCGCTCGCACAAGCTGA